A section of the Candidatus Dormiibacterota bacterium genome encodes:
- the tuf gene encoding elongation factor Tu (EF-Tu; promotes GTP-dependent binding of aminoacyl-tRNA to the A-site of ribosomes during protein biosynthesis; when the tRNA anticodon matches the mRNA codon, GTP hydrolysis results; the inactive EF-Tu-GDP leaves the ribosome and release of GDP is promoted by elongation factor Ts; many prokaryotes have two copies of the gene encoding EF-Tu) yields the protein RTTDVTGVSTLPSGVEMVMPGDNVGLAIELITPIAMDKGLRFAIREGGRTVGAGTVTEIVQ from the coding sequence CCGGACGACGGACGTGACGGGGGTATCGACGCTGCCGTCGGGCGTGGAGATGGTGATGCCGGGGGACAACGTGGGACTGGCCATTGAGCTGATCACGCCGATCGCGATGGACAAGGGGCTGCGCTTCGCGATCCGCGAGGGTGGCCGCACCGTCGGCGCCGGCACGGTCACGGAGATCGTCCAGTAG
- the rpsJ gene encoding 30S ribosomal protein S10 has product MLNEKIRISLKAYDHRVLDQSTTEIVATAKRTGARVLGPIPLPTKINKFTVNRSPHVDKKSREQFEIRTHKRLLDILEPTSQTVDALMKLDLPAGVEVEIKAFEKERR; this is encoded by the coding sequence ATGCTGAACGAAAAGATTCGCATCAGCCTGAAGGCATATGACCATCGCGTCCTGGACCAGTCGACCACGGAGATCGTGGCGACGGCGAAGCGGACCGGCGCGCGCGTCTTGGGACCGATCCCGCTGCCGACGAAAATCAACAAGTTCACCGTCAATCGATCGCCCCACGTGGACAAGAAGTCCCGGGAGCAGTTCGAGATCCGGACGCACAAGAGGCTGCTCGACATCCTCGAGCCGACCTCGCAGACGGTGGACGCGCTGATGAAGCTCGACCTCCCCGCCGGGGTGGAGGTCGAAATCAAGGCGTTCGAGAAGGAACGGCGGTGA
- the rplC gene encoding 50S ribosomal protein L3, with the protein MVEGLIGRKIAMTQVFDVEGGTIPCTVVQAGPCVVVARRDKAKEGYEAVQLGLVEPGKARNVTKALKGHFDKANVPPTRRLKEFRLIPGGDDPAVGDKVLVTLFKPQDRVDVIGVSKGKGFQGVMKRHHFRGGAASHGSMFHRAPGSIGSSAYPSRTFRGMRMGGRMGGDQVTVKNLEVLRIDEENNLLVVKGALPGATGAVLVVRRSRAPIKIKQVQVQAAPKGGARTAAKTAAKAAAKKA; encoded by the coding sequence GTGGTCGAAGGATTGATCGGGCGCAAGATCGCGATGACGCAGGTCTTCGACGTGGAAGGGGGGACGATCCCCTGCACGGTCGTCCAGGCCGGACCCTGCGTCGTGGTCGCGCGGCGCGACAAGGCGAAGGAGGGGTACGAGGCGGTGCAGCTCGGGCTCGTGGAGCCGGGCAAGGCGCGCAACGTGACCAAGGCGCTGAAGGGGCATTTCGACAAAGCGAACGTGCCGCCGACCCGCCGGCTGAAGGAGTTCCGTCTGATCCCGGGCGGCGACGACCCGGCGGTAGGGGACAAGGTTCTGGTGACCCTGTTCAAGCCGCAGGACCGCGTCGATGTCATCGGAGTCTCGAAGGGGAAGGGGTTCCAGGGCGTCATGAAGAGGCATCATTTCCGGGGCGGCGCGGCCAGCCACGGATCGATGTTTCACAGGGCCCCCGGATCGATCGGCTCCTCGGCCTATCCGTCGCGCACCTTCCGGGGCATGCGCATGGGCGGCCGGATGGGGGGAGACCAGGTCACCGTGAAGAACCTCGAGGTCCTCAGGATCGACGAGGAGAACAATCTCCTGGTGGTCAAGGGGGCCCTGCCGGGAGCCACCGGCGCCGTTCTAGTCGTGCGGCGCAGCCGGGCCCCGATCAAGATCAAGCAGGTCCAGGTCCAGGCGGCCCCCAAGGGGGGCGCCAGGACCGCCGCGAAGACCGCCGCCAAGGCGGCGGCCAAGAAGGCCTAG